A window of the Henckelia pumila isolate YLH828 chromosome 3, ASM3356847v2, whole genome shotgun sequence genome harbors these coding sequences:
- the LOC140888885 gene encoding uncharacterized protein translates to MAIILRFVDTHGFLREHFFQIVHVHDTAAATLKKEICDVLARYNLEIHNMRGQGYDGASNMSGAFNGLQALFLRDCPYAYYVHCFAHRLQLALVTCDEKEISIWFFISNLTTIVNLVTSSSKRNAELQSAQVNEISRSIAVGERETGRGANQMGTLHRAGTTRWSSHFDSICGLIDMYEATIVVLEFIITDGSSTSMRGEAGGSLTVMKSFDFIFILHLMHKIMAITDLLCRALQQKFLDILSAMDLVSTTKALLLTLRNDGFDILLSYVKSFCTRLDVDIPDMSARYKRSSRSSQQKDTITFEHHFHYDIFNTAIDFQLEELNSRFSDETVELLMLSSALDPNDNFKWFDIDKILTLA, encoded by the coding sequence ATGGTTTTTTGCGGGAGCATTTTTTCCAAATTGTACATGTTCATGACACCGCAGCTGCAACACTCAAGAAAGAAATATGTGATGTACTGGCTAGATATAATCTAGAAATTCATAATATGCGAGGTCAAGGGTATGATGGTGCTAGTAACATGTCTGGTGCTTTCAATGGATTGCAAGCTTTATTTCTTAGAGATTGCCCTTATGCATATTATGTGCATTGTTTTGCTCATCGCCTCCAGCTAGCGTTAGTTACATGTGATGAAAAGGAGATTTCTATATGGTTTTTTATTTCGAATCTGACGACTATTGTCAATCTTGTTACATCTTCTTCTAAACGCAATGCTGAGTTGCAATCTGCTCAAGTTAACGAAATTTCACGTTCTATTGCTGTTGGTGAACGTGAGACTGGGAGAGGAGCTAATCAGATGGGTACTTTGCATCGAGCTGGAACTACTCGTTGGAGCTCTCATTTTGATTCTATTTGCGGCTTAATAGATATGTATGAAGCAACTATTGTGGTACTTGAATTCATTATCACTGATGGTTCCTCTACTTCAATGCGTGGGGAAGCTGGTGGTTCCTTAACAGTGATGAAGtcttttgatttcatttttattttgcatttgaTGCATAAAATTATGGCGATAACGGATTTGCTTTGTCGTGCCTTGCAACAAAAATTTCTTGATATCTTAAGTGCAATGGATCTGGTCTCAACGACTAAAGCACTTCTTCTGACATTGAGAAATGATGGTTTTGATATTCTTCTTTCATATGTCAAATCTTTTTGCACAAGATTGGATGTTGATATTCCAGATATGAGTGCCCGTTATAAGCGTTCTAGTCGCTCATCCCAGCAAAAAGATACCATCACATTTGAGCATCACTTTCATTATGATATATTTAATACTGCAATAGATTTTCAGTTGGAAGAGCTAAACTCTAGATTCAGTGATGAGACAGTAGAACTTCTTATGCTTAGCTCTGCTTTGGATCCGAATGATAATTTTAAATGGTTCGACATTGACAAGATTCTTACTCTCGCTTAA